A portion of the Rhodococcus pseudokoreensis genome contains these proteins:
- a CDS encoding LLM class flavin-dependent oxidoreductase, which yields MSAVLSILDLAYIREGDTARDSFDASVKLAQLAETRGYRRIWYAEHHNMPSIGSSATSVLIAHVAAHTRNIRLGAGGIMLPNHAPLTIAEQFGTLATLHPGRIDLGLGRAPGSDQKTMYALRRDAASADRFPQDVLELQAYLKGVSRVPGVDAIPGKGTDVPLYILGSSLFGAQLAAKFGLPYANASHFSPDSLVDAVTLYRERFEPSEELSEPYVIAGVNAIAADTTEDAHRQFEASLRRRVVQMVGRGQKFTPEEVDLIMTSPAGQQVAQMVRYSAVGTPTEVKTYLDEFAEHAQADELIVASHAENTESWLKTYDSLADVWHSAPVRG from the coding sequence GTGAGTGCTGTTCTGTCGATTCTGGATCTGGCCTACATCCGCGAGGGCGACACGGCGCGGGACAGTTTCGATGCGAGCGTGAAACTGGCGCAACTCGCGGAGACCCGCGGGTACCGCCGCATCTGGTACGCGGAGCACCACAACATGCCGTCGATCGGATCCTCGGCGACGAGCGTCCTCATCGCGCACGTCGCCGCGCACACCCGGAACATCCGGCTCGGTGCGGGCGGCATCATGCTGCCCAACCACGCGCCGCTGACGATCGCCGAGCAGTTCGGCACCCTCGCGACCCTGCACCCCGGCCGCATCGACCTCGGCCTCGGCCGCGCCCCCGGCAGCGACCAGAAGACGATGTACGCGCTGCGCCGCGATGCGGCCTCCGCGGACCGGTTCCCGCAGGACGTGCTGGAACTCCAGGCGTACCTCAAAGGCGTGTCGCGGGTGCCCGGCGTCGACGCGATCCCCGGTAAGGGGACCGATGTTCCCCTGTACATCCTCGGATCCTCGCTGTTCGGCGCGCAGCTCGCCGCGAAATTCGGCCTGCCCTACGCCAACGCGTCCCACTTCTCCCCCGACTCGCTCGTCGACGCCGTCACCCTGTACCGGGAGCGGTTCGAACCGTCCGAGGAACTGTCCGAGCCGTACGTGATCGCCGGCGTCAACGCCATCGCCGCCGACACCACCGAGGACGCGCACCGGCAGTTCGAGGCCTCGCTGCGGCGACGGGTGGTGCAGATGGTCGGACGCGGCCAGAAGTTCACCCCCGAGGAGGTCGACCTCATCATGACGTCGCCGGCGGGTCAGCAGGTCGCGCAGATGGTGCGGTACTCGGCGGTCGGCACACCCACCGAGGTCAAGACGTACCTCGACGAGTTCGCCGAGCACGCACAGGCCGACGAACTGATCGTCGCCTCCCACGCCGAGAACACCGAGTCCTGGCTGAAGACGTACGACTCGCTCGCCGACGTGTGGCACTCCGCACCCGTGCGCGGGTAA
- a CDS encoding sigma-54-dependent Fis family transcriptional regulator → MRPEIALSWKRSALSGLEPTSTPSDDPCPDLDKSSRLLQAARPVLDEMQQQIQGTGFCVLLADRDCRIVARLFDGRKLERLIDGAGAVLGSRFGEDCVGTTALGTPLEVRRGVVIHGEEHYLERFKDLSCYGHPIVHPVTRRVEGILDMTGVASRANPLFAPFLARAAGDIERRLLEGSRVSQQRLVDAFQRVSPQNQMAVTAIGEDILLSNRVALDLLQVSDHATLRGLAADLRPEQSKTVRIQLSSGEPALVRADHVAGTDGGAVFVVRPDRRTSTPIRRGKSPSSSVVERSRSELSRLRETRDPVVISGEPGTGRTTAVRDLAGDKSLVCMDAAAIALDGAGAWIDRLLTLAAGPSAVLAIEEVQLLPESMLPLVVKMLAADAGPRIAMTSSPLGDLPPGVAGLAGRCPGQVVLPPLRQRTREFADIAQAVLDSVEPGLRLSASALDALIARDWPGNIAELSVVLQAAARGRTSAHLAVADLPDQYRTPPRVSRLAGRERAERQAIVDALQESGGNKVHAAAALGISRSTLYVRMRALEITV, encoded by the coding sequence ATGCGGCCGGAGATCGCATTGTCCTGGAAGCGTTCGGCGCTCAGCGGGCTGGAACCGACGTCGACGCCGAGCGACGATCCCTGCCCCGACCTGGACAAGTCCAGTCGGCTGCTGCAGGCGGCCCGGCCCGTCCTCGACGAGATGCAACAGCAGATCCAGGGCACCGGTTTCTGCGTCCTGCTCGCCGACCGCGACTGCCGCATCGTCGCCCGCCTCTTCGACGGCCGCAAACTCGAGCGGCTGATCGACGGCGCCGGGGCGGTGCTGGGGTCGAGGTTCGGCGAGGACTGCGTCGGGACCACCGCGCTGGGGACGCCGCTGGAGGTCCGGCGGGGGGTCGTGATCCACGGCGAGGAGCACTACCTCGAGCGGTTCAAGGATCTCAGCTGTTACGGGCACCCGATCGTGCATCCGGTGACGCGCCGCGTCGAGGGCATCCTCGACATGACGGGTGTCGCGTCGCGGGCCAACCCGCTGTTCGCCCCGTTCCTGGCCCGTGCGGCCGGCGACATCGAACGACGACTCCTCGAGGGGTCCCGGGTGTCGCAACAGCGGCTCGTGGACGCGTTCCAGCGGGTGTCGCCGCAGAATCAGATGGCGGTCACCGCGATCGGCGAGGACATCCTCCTCAGCAACCGGGTCGCGCTCGATCTGCTGCAGGTGTCCGATCACGCGACGCTGCGGGGGCTTGCCGCGGACCTGCGCCCGGAGCAGTCGAAGACGGTGCGGATCCAATTGTCCTCGGGTGAACCGGCGTTGGTCCGGGCCGACCACGTGGCGGGCACCGACGGCGGCGCGGTGTTCGTCGTCCGTCCGGACCGCCGGACGAGCACCCCCATCCGGCGCGGGAAGTCGCCGTCGAGTTCCGTCGTCGAACGCAGCAGGTCGGAGTTGTCGCGGCTGCGCGAGACGCGGGATCCGGTGGTGATCAGCGGCGAACCGGGAACGGGCAGAACCACCGCGGTCCGCGATCTGGCCGGCGACAAGTCGCTCGTATGTATGGACGCTGCCGCGATCGCCCTCGACGGCGCCGGGGCCTGGATCGACCGACTGCTCACCCTTGCGGCCGGACCCTCCGCGGTCCTGGCGATCGAGGAGGTGCAGTTGCTGCCCGAATCGATGCTGCCGCTGGTCGTGAAGATGCTGGCGGCCGACGCGGGTCCCCGGATCGCGATGACCAGTTCGCCGCTCGGTGACCTGCCGCCGGGAGTGGCGGGTCTGGCCGGCCGGTGCCCCGGGCAGGTGGTGCTGCCGCCGCTGCGGCAACGCACGCGCGAGTTCGCGGACATCGCGCAGGCGGTCCTCGACTCCGTCGAACCGGGCCTCCGGCTGTCGGCGAGCGCGCTCGACGCTCTGATCGCCCGTGACTGGCCGGGCAACATCGCGGAACTGTCCGTCGTGCTGCAGGCGGCCGCGCGCGGGCGCACCAGTGCGCACCTCGCCGTCGCGGATCTGCCGGACCAGTATCGGACGCCGCCGCGGGTGTCGCGGCTGGCGGGCCGCGAGCGCGCCGAACGCCAGGCCATCGTCGACGCACTGCAGGAAAGTGGCGGCAACAAGGTGCACGCCGCGGCCGCGCTGGGCATCAGCCGCAGCACGCTCTACGTCCGGATGCGGGCCCTCGAAATCACCGTCTAG
- a CDS encoding NDMA-dependent alcohol dehydrogenase produces the protein MKTKAAVLLEAGKPFEIMELELDGPGPGEVLIKYVAAGLCHSDLHLTDGDLPPRYPIVGGHEGSGIIEEVGPGVTKVKPGDHVVCSFIPNCGTCRYCATGRQNLCDMGATILEGSMPDGSFRFHSGKQDFGAMCMLGTFAERATISQHSVVKVDDWLPLETAVLVGCGVPSGWGTAVYAGGVRAGDTVVIYGIGGLGINAVQGAVSAGAKYVVVVDPVAMKREAALKFGATHAFADAAEAAAKVNELTWGQGADQALILVGTVDEEVVQNATAVIGKGGTVVITGLADPAKLTVHVSGTDLTLNQKTIKGTLFGSANPQYDIVRLLRLYDAGQLKLDELITTKYTLEQVNEGYQDLRDGKNIRGVIVHA, from the coding sequence ATGAAGACCAAAGCAGCCGTTCTGCTCGAAGCCGGCAAGCCGTTCGAGATCATGGAACTCGAACTGGACGGTCCGGGCCCCGGCGAAGTACTCATCAAGTACGTCGCGGCGGGTCTGTGCCACTCGGACCTGCACCTCACCGACGGTGATCTGCCGCCGCGCTACCCCATCGTCGGCGGACACGAGGGGTCGGGCATCATCGAGGAAGTCGGGCCCGGTGTCACCAAGGTGAAGCCCGGCGACCACGTGGTCTGCAGCTTCATCCCGAACTGCGGCACGTGTCGCTACTGCGCCACCGGCCGCCAGAACTTGTGCGACATGGGTGCCACCATTCTCGAGGGTTCGATGCCCGACGGCTCGTTCCGATTCCACTCGGGTAAGCAGGATTTCGGTGCCATGTGCATGCTCGGCACGTTCGCGGAGCGGGCCACCATCTCCCAGCACTCGGTGGTGAAGGTGGACGACTGGCTCCCGCTGGAGACCGCCGTCCTCGTCGGCTGCGGTGTGCCGTCCGGGTGGGGCACCGCGGTGTACGCCGGCGGAGTCCGCGCAGGTGACACCGTCGTCATCTACGGCATCGGCGGACTCGGCATCAACGCCGTGCAGGGCGCCGTCAGCGCCGGCGCCAAGTACGTGGTGGTCGTGGACCCGGTGGCGATGAAGCGGGAGGCCGCTTTGAAGTTCGGCGCCACCCACGCGTTCGCCGACGCCGCCGAGGCCGCCGCGAAGGTCAACGAGCTGACTTGGGGACAGGGCGCCGACCAGGCGCTGATCCTGGTCGGGACCGTCGACGAAGAGGTCGTGCAGAACGCGACCGCCGTCATCGGCAAGGGCGGCACCGTCGTCATCACCGGCCTCGCCGACCCGGCCAAGCTCACCGTGCACGTGTCGGGCACCGACCTCACCCTGAACCAGAAGACGATCAAGGGCACGCTGTTCGGTTCGGCCAACCCGCAGTACGACATCGTCCGCCTGCTGCGGCTGTACGACGCGGGTCAGCTCAAGCTCGACGAGCTGATCACCACCAAGTACACGCTCGAGCAGGTGAACGAGGGCTACCAGGATCTGCGGGACGGAAAGAACATCCGCGGCGTGATCGTCCACGCGTAG
- the ygiD gene encoding 4,5-DOPA dioxygenase extradiol produces the protein MPAAFNGHGNPMNALDVNRYTSAWKAFGNAVPRPRAILVVSAHWYINATAVTAMPRPRTIHDFYGFPDELFDVQYPAPGLPELATEISDTVHPTWVGADIDSWGIDHGTWSVLVHAFPDATIPVVQLSINADKPLDYHLELGATLAPLRERGVLVVASGNVVHNLRSMNWRLADDGYDWAQRFNDDAKATMLTNPTEFAALDAHPDFTKAVPTPDHFIPALYLAGLAGETAHPDVDILVDAYAYGSLSMTAYTLGLACPTTPGPTASSLPPGRFPPDSSNI, from the coding sequence ATGCCGGCCGCGTTCAACGGCCACGGCAACCCGATGAACGCGCTCGATGTCAACCGCTACACCTCGGCCTGGAAGGCCTTCGGAAATGCGGTACCCCGCCCCCGCGCAATCCTCGTCGTCAGCGCCCACTGGTACATCAACGCGACCGCCGTCACCGCCATGCCACGCCCGCGCACCATTCACGACTTCTACGGCTTTCCCGACGAGCTGTTCGACGTGCAATACCCGGCACCCGGACTGCCCGAACTGGCCACCGAAATCAGCGACACCGTCCACCCCACCTGGGTCGGCGCCGACATCGACAGCTGGGGCATCGACCACGGCACTTGGTCCGTGCTCGTGCACGCCTTCCCCGACGCCACCATCCCCGTCGTGCAACTGAGCATCAACGCCGACAAACCCCTCGACTACCACCTCGAGCTCGGCGCCACACTGGCCCCACTACGGGAGCGGGGTGTGCTCGTCGTGGCCAGCGGCAACGTCGTACACAACCTGCGGAGCATGAACTGGCGACTCGCCGACGACGGATACGACTGGGCCCAGCGCTTCAACGACGACGCCAAAGCCACCATGCTCACCAACCCCACCGAATTCGCAGCACTCGACGCCCACCCTGACTTCACCAAGGCCGTGCCCACCCCGGATCATTTCATACCGGCCCTCTACCTGGCGGGCCTCGCAGGCGAGACCGCGCACCCCGACGTCGACATCCTGGTCGACGCCTACGCATACGGATCCCTGTCGATGACCGCATACACCCTCGGACTCGCCTGCCCGACCACACCCGGCCCCACCGCATCATCCCTACCACCGGGCAGATTCCCACCAGACTCGTCGAACATCTGA
- a CDS encoding alpha/beta hydrolase translates to MARAAATVAIATLTVGGTCLASPAAFADEADRTPGSVVDVAPLPADLRIPGTADAQRITYWSIGSDGNPALSSGAVYVPPGQAPDGGWPVVAWAHGTSGLADDCAPSLVGPALPERDYPYLGRWLEQGYAVVSTDYVGLGTPGVMPYLDGKVEAHSVVDSVKAARTVDESLSNKWVVVGQSQGGGAAITTARYATEYGGETLDYRGAVGTGVPANIELTLLPLGPGVPPTAIPAGLTSYLFYILAGLRSAHPEIDLDSYLTPLGAHYVDAAEQLCVNELHDAAEGVVVGDLFSRPLNTIPNFHGLLVDYMGVPTSGYDRPLFIGQGLTDIDVPAPSAFSLVAALTANGEPVTFTTYPTDHSGTLVDSQADTIPFVRGLFD, encoded by the coding sequence CTGGCACGGGCCGCGGCCACCGTCGCGATCGCCACCCTGACGGTCGGCGGCACCTGCCTCGCCTCCCCGGCCGCGTTCGCCGACGAGGCGGACCGCACACCGGGGAGCGTCGTGGACGTCGCGCCGCTGCCCGCCGATCTCCGGATCCCCGGCACCGCCGATGCGCAGCGCATCACCTACTGGTCGATCGGGTCCGACGGGAATCCCGCACTCAGCAGCGGCGCCGTGTACGTGCCACCGGGGCAGGCGCCCGACGGGGGCTGGCCGGTGGTGGCGTGGGCGCACGGCACGTCCGGACTCGCGGACGACTGCGCACCCTCGCTCGTCGGCCCCGCCCTCCCCGAGCGGGACTATCCGTACCTCGGCCGATGGCTCGAGCAGGGATACGCGGTCGTCTCCACCGATTACGTCGGCCTCGGCACACCCGGTGTGATGCCGTACCTCGACGGAAAGGTCGAGGCGCACAGCGTCGTCGACTCGGTGAAGGCCGCCCGCACCGTCGACGAATCGCTGTCGAACAAGTGGGTGGTGGTCGGACAGTCGCAGGGTGGTGGCGCCGCGATCACGACCGCCCGCTACGCCACCGAGTACGGCGGGGAGACGCTGGACTACCGCGGGGCCGTGGGAACGGGTGTTCCCGCGAACATCGAACTGACACTCCTGCCGCTCGGCCCGGGGGTGCCGCCCACGGCGATCCCCGCCGGCCTCACGTCGTACCTGTTCTACATCCTCGCGGGACTGCGGTCGGCGCACCCCGAGATCGACCTCGACTCGTATCTCACACCCCTCGGCGCGCACTACGTGGACGCGGCGGAACAGCTGTGCGTCAACGAACTTCACGACGCCGCGGAAGGCGTGGTGGTCGGCGACCTGTTCAGCAGGCCGTTGAACACGATTCCGAACTTTCACGGCCTGCTCGTGGACTACATGGGCGTCCCGACGAGCGGGTACGACCGTCCCCTGTTCATCGGGCAGGGGCTCACCGACATCGATGTGCCCGCGCCGTCGGCGTTCTCGCTGGTCGCCGCGCTCACCGCGAACGGTGAGCCGGTCACGTTCACGACGTATCCCACCGATCACAGCGGCACACTCGTCGATTCGCAGGCCGACACCATCCCGTTCGTGCGGGGCCTGTTCGACTGA
- a CDS encoding aldehyde dehydrogenase family protein — MTATIEPSQAELLPSVRNFLSGTKRFLVGGQWVESAGGETFETIDPANGQVLTTVARGGAEDVDRAVRAARTAFDEGPWSTMKPNERERLIWRVGDILSERAEEFGQLEALDNGKSAGIAAAVDVAWSADIFRYFAGWATKIEGSTVNVSMPFVPGGQFHAYTLREPVGVCGLIVPWNFPLLMAAFKLAPALAAGNTVILKPAEQTPLTALLLGEVFEEAGFPPGVVNIVTGYGDAGAALSAHDDVDKIAFTGSTEVGKKIVDAARGNLKKVSLELGGKSANVVFADADFDAAVTGSLNAWLFNHGQCCVAGTRMFVEDSIFDDFTAAVAEAASRVKIGPGLDPTTQLGPLVSQEQFDKVTGYLAAGLADGARALTGGKRWGDTGFYVEPTVFVDVKPEFSIVEEEIFGPVVAALPFNAEEGVAKAANSSIYGLAAGIWTKDLSKAHLTARQLKAGSVWINQYNGFDTAMPFGGYKQSGWGRELGATAIDLYTQTKAVNIAL; from the coding sequence ATGACAGCGACGATCGAACCCAGCCAAGCGGAACTCTTGCCGTCGGTACGGAACTTTCTGTCCGGCACCAAGCGATTCCTCGTCGGCGGGCAGTGGGTGGAATCGGCCGGCGGCGAGACGTTCGAGACCATCGACCCCGCCAACGGGCAGGTGCTGACCACCGTCGCACGCGGTGGCGCCGAGGACGTCGACCGCGCAGTCCGGGCCGCACGTACGGCATTCGACGAGGGCCCGTGGTCCACCATGAAGCCCAACGAGCGCGAACGCCTGATCTGGCGGGTCGGCGACATCCTCTCCGAGCGCGCCGAGGAATTCGGTCAGCTCGAGGCGCTGGACAACGGCAAGTCGGCGGGCATCGCCGCGGCGGTCGACGTCGCCTGGTCGGCCGACATCTTCCGCTACTTCGCGGGCTGGGCCACCAAGATCGAGGGCAGTACGGTCAACGTGAGCATGCCGTTCGTCCCCGGCGGCCAGTTTCACGCGTACACGCTGCGTGAGCCCGTCGGCGTCTGCGGACTGATCGTTCCCTGGAACTTCCCGCTGCTGATGGCCGCGTTCAAGCTGGCCCCCGCACTCGCGGCGGGCAACACAGTGATCCTCAAGCCCGCGGAGCAGACCCCGCTCACCGCGCTCCTGCTCGGCGAGGTGTTCGAGGAGGCCGGCTTCCCGCCCGGCGTCGTCAACATCGTCACCGGCTACGGCGACGCCGGGGCCGCGCTGTCCGCTCACGACGACGTCGACAAGATCGCGTTCACCGGATCCACCGAGGTCGGGAAGAAGATCGTCGACGCCGCCCGAGGCAACCTGAAGAAGGTGTCGCTGGAACTCGGCGGCAAGAGCGCCAACGTGGTCTTCGCGGACGCGGACTTCGACGCCGCCGTCACCGGATCGCTCAACGCCTGGCTGTTCAACCACGGCCAGTGCTGCGTCGCAGGCACCCGGATGTTCGTCGAGGACAGCATCTTCGACGACTTCACCGCCGCGGTCGCCGAGGCCGCGAGCCGGGTCAAGATCGGCCCCGGACTCGACCCCACCACCCAGCTCGGACCGCTCGTGTCGCAGGAACAGTTCGACAAGGTCACCGGCTACCTGGCCGCCGGACTCGCCGACGGCGCCCGCGCCCTCACCGGCGGAAAGCGCTGGGGCGACACCGGCTTCTACGTCGAGCCCACGGTGTTCGTCGACGTGAAGCCCGAATTCAGCATCGTCGAGGAAGAGATCTTCGGCCCGGTCGTCGCCGCGCTGCCGTTCAACGCGGAGGAGGGCGTCGCGAAGGCGGCGAACAGCAGCATCTACGGCCTCGCCGCCGGAATCTGGACCAAGGACCTGTCCAAGGCGCACCTCACGGCCCGCCAGCTCAAGGCCGGTTCGGTGTGGATCAACCAGTACAACGGGTTCGACACCGCCATGCCGTTCGGTGGATACAAGCAGTCCGGGTGGGGGCGTGAACTCGGGGCCACCGCCATCGACCTCTACACCCAGACCAAAGCCGTCAACATCGCACTCTGA
- a CDS encoding helix-turn-helix domain-containing protein, with protein MLPSTLQAFMALARPGNLRELHMVLTSAAVRANGVNLALQHLPYECRAPSADREPAALKRAERETILDALSVSAGNKKRTTDRLGIARSTLYRKMRALGIGQADTCDT; from the coding sequence ATGCTCCCATCGACCCTGCAGGCGTTCATGGCACTCGCCCGGCCCGGCAATCTCCGGGAGCTACACATGGTGCTGACCTCGGCTGCCGTGCGGGCCAACGGTGTCAACCTCGCGCTGCAGCACCTCCCGTACGAGTGCCGTGCCCCCAGTGCCGACCGCGAGCCGGCTGCGCTCAAACGCGCCGAGCGTGAAACGATCCTCGACGCCCTCTCCGTGAGCGCCGGAAACAAGAAGCGCACAACCGATCGTCTGGGCATCGCGCGGTCGACGCTCTACCGCAAGATGCGGGCGCTTGGAATCGGACAAGCGGACACATGCGACACATAA
- a CDS encoding MFS transporter produces the protein MTGIATESGSVNAGQPTVRQRSERWEKARAIIGVGTGNGIEYFDWTVYATFAAFFAPQFFHTGSAVSDLLASFGVFAVGFVARPFGGLLFGWLSDRRGRKLSMTLAVGLAAIGSLVIGLTPTHQTIGVAAAVVLVVARLAQGVAHGGELPSAQTYIVEFAPTARRGLWSSLIYISNTTGVVVGTLLGALLTTTLSSEQMADWGWRVPFLLGGVLGLFVLWMRSRMSETEVYEESGDDTAKQSMWQLFVAHRRQVCQILFFTVGGTVVYYVWAVSAPAYAITVRGIDPSGALWAGVGANLVLIASLPFWGAVSDRVGRKPVLYIGNLGIAALLFPLNAMIGHSAVTLFIAMAIALFVMGSLLSVMPAMMAELFPTGLRAAGVGVPYSIGVAAFGGTAAYVQTFFADRGSPELFEWYALALVAVSTVALVTIPETRGRDLAAQQ, from the coding sequence ATGACCGGGATCGCCACCGAGAGCGGGTCCGTGAACGCAGGCCAACCCACCGTCCGTCAGCGGTCCGAGCGCTGGGAGAAGGCCCGCGCGATCATCGGCGTGGGCACCGGCAACGGGATCGAGTACTTCGACTGGACCGTCTACGCCACGTTCGCCGCGTTCTTCGCGCCGCAGTTCTTCCACACCGGGTCCGCCGTCTCCGACCTGCTCGCGTCGTTCGGCGTCTTCGCGGTCGGATTCGTCGCGCGGCCGTTCGGCGGTCTGCTGTTCGGCTGGCTGTCGGACCGCCGGGGACGCAAGCTGTCGATGACACTTGCCGTCGGACTCGCCGCGATCGGCAGCCTGGTCATCGGCCTGACCCCGACCCATCAGACGATCGGTGTCGCGGCGGCGGTCGTCCTCGTCGTCGCGCGTCTCGCGCAGGGCGTCGCGCACGGCGGCGAATTGCCGTCCGCGCAGACCTACATCGTGGAATTCGCGCCGACAGCGCGGCGCGGACTGTGGTCCAGCCTCATCTACATTTCCAACACCACCGGAGTCGTCGTGGGCACGCTGCTCGGCGCACTGCTCACGACGACGCTGAGTTCGGAGCAGATGGCCGACTGGGGCTGGCGGGTGCCGTTCCTGCTGGGCGGCGTGCTCGGCCTGTTCGTGCTGTGGATGCGGTCCCGGATGAGCGAGACCGAGGTCTACGAGGAGTCGGGTGACGACACTGCGAAGCAGTCGATGTGGCAGTTGTTCGTGGCGCACCGGCGGCAGGTGTGCCAGATCCTGTTCTTCACGGTCGGCGGCACGGTCGTCTACTACGTGTGGGCGGTGTCGGCGCCGGCGTACGCGATCACGGTCCGGGGTATCGATCCGTCCGGCGCACTGTGGGCGGGGGTCGGCGCGAACCTCGTACTGATTGCGTCGCTGCCCTTCTGGGGCGCCGTGTCGGACCGGGTGGGGCGCAAGCCGGTGCTGTACATCGGCAACCTCGGCATCGCCGCCCTGCTGTTTCCGCTCAACGCCATGATCGGGCACAGCGCGGTCACATTGTTCATTGCGATGGCGATCGCCCTGTTCGTGATGGGCTCGCTCCTGTCAGTCATGCCGGCGATGATGGCCGAACTCTTCCCGACCGGGCTCCGCGCCGCCGGTGTCGGGGTGCCGTACTCGATCGGGGTGGCGGCGTTCGGCGGGACGGCGGCCTACGTCCAGACGTTCTTCGCCGACCGTGGGTCGCCGGAACTGTTCGAGTGGTACGCCCTCGCGCTCGTCGCCGTCTCGACCGTCGCGCTGGTCACGATCCCGGAAACCAGGGGCCGGGATCTGGCCGCCCAGCAGTAG
- a CDS encoding LLM class F420-dependent oxidoreductase, producing MTIRLGYQMPNFSYSTPVADLFPTVIAQAREAESAGFDTAFVMDHFYQLPGLGEPDEPMLEAYTALGALATATENIQLSALVTGNTYRNPPMLAKSVTTLDVASGGRAVLGIGAGWFELEHQQFGYEFGTFTDRFERLDEALQIIAPMLHGQRPTFDGKWYHVENAINEPRIRDDLPIMLGGGGEKKTFGLAARFADHLNIICNASELPRKLEALDARCSEIGRDRSTLETSYLAFVIIDEDGDRARQLQHEFLLARGVDLSKASDEERAAATDRQFCGAPDEVAEQLKTRVLDPGIDGVVLNLVANGHEPGIVELTGRTLRPLVEA from the coding sequence GTGACTATTCGCCTTGGATATCAGATGCCGAATTTCAGTTACTCCACCCCCGTCGCGGACCTGTTCCCGACCGTCATCGCACAGGCCCGTGAGGCCGAATCCGCGGGATTCGACACCGCATTCGTGATGGACCACTTCTATCAGCTGCCGGGCCTCGGTGAGCCCGACGAACCGATGCTCGAGGCGTACACCGCCCTCGGCGCCCTCGCCACGGCCACCGAGAACATTCAGCTGTCCGCCCTCGTCACCGGCAACACGTACCGGAACCCGCCGATGCTCGCCAAGTCGGTGACCACCCTCGACGTCGCCAGCGGGGGACGCGCCGTCCTCGGGATCGGGGCCGGCTGGTTCGAACTCGAGCACCAGCAGTTCGGCTACGAGTTCGGTACGTTCACCGACCGGTTCGAACGGCTCGACGAGGCGCTGCAGATCATCGCGCCGATGCTGCACGGTCAGCGCCCGACGTTCGACGGCAAGTGGTATCACGTCGAGAACGCGATCAACGAACCGCGGATCCGCGACGACCTGCCGATCATGCTCGGTGGTGGCGGGGAGAAGAAGACGTTCGGTCTCGCCGCCCGGTTCGCCGATCACCTGAACATCATCTGCAACGCGAGCGAGTTGCCGCGCAAACTCGAGGCCCTCGACGCGCGGTGTTCGGAGATCGGCCGCGATCGGTCCACGCTGGAGACCAGCTACCTGGCCTTCGTCATCATCGACGAGGACGGCGACCGCGCCCGGCAACTCCAGCACGAGTTCCTGCTCGCGCGAGGCGTCGACCTGTCGAAGGCGTCGGACGAGGAACGCGCCGCCGCCACCGACCGGCAGTTCTGCGGCGCCCCCGACGAGGTGGCCGAGCAGCTGAAGACCCGGGTCCTCGATCCGGGAATCGACGGCGTCGTCCTCAATCTCGTCGCCAACGGGCACGAACCCGGCATCGTCGAACTCACCGGCCGCACGTTGCGACCACTCGTCGAGGCCTGA